AAGAAAAAGAAGCTAAGAGCCGTGGACTTTGTCGGCACAATCGCGAAGCTTGAGGGTATATCTGCAGAAGATATCGGTATAATCTCGATTCAGGACAATGTGACCTACGTGGATATTTTGAACGGTAAAGGTGCAATGGTATTGCAAGCGATGAGAGAGACGACCGTGAAGGGTAAGCAGCTTAAAGTGCATATTGCGAAGAAATAAGTACGTGAATAGCGATTTATCGCGGATCACCATTCATAAGTGCCGCTATTGAGGCGGTTTATATTAAGAGGGAGTCGTGTTCTTTACGCGGCTCCTTCTTTCTTTATTTTTTAACGGGTTCAAAATAGAGGATTAATCTATCGGTATTCAGAACTGTTACTAAATAAGAGGTGGTATAGTGAAAAGTGAATTTAAGAACGTTAGAATTCAAGCGATTTTGCAAGTTCTAATGGTTGTATTTTTGCATTTTATTACTATCTATTTATTGAAGCTGAATACAGAGGAATGGAATGAAGAAATGGTAAGGCAGATGTTCTTAATGTATTCAGCGCCAATATTTCTTACATATATGTCTTGCAAGATGGCTTTACAGACGAGGAAGCTTAGGTACAACATTGCATGGTTACTCATCAGCACTTTACCTAGTATGAGAATTCTATTTTATTTAAAAGAATACCAAGGGAAAAAATCTGAGAATCCTGGATTCATTGAATTTGATATTCCTCAGATAGAGCTTAGTTATCTTTTACCTGTTAGCTACTTAGGTATCCAACTGATACTAATAATATTATTGTTGGTAATGATATTATCGAAAGAAAAACCAGAAGTTGATTAATATCTGTACATAAAATATGGAAATGCGATTTGGGCATAAATGAAACTAGGTTGTGTTTGAGTGACGGTTTAGATTTGTATTGTCTTTGATATTAGGGAAATCCTCCCTAAAAATAGCCGATATTCGCTGGATTTATAGCTTTTTAGGGAATTTCTCCCTAAAAATCACCTGAAATCCACTGATTTGAGCAAATTGGGTGAAATTAAGGGGAGGAATTCCCTAATTGTTAAGGTTGGAGCAATATTATCTATGGAATTGGGGAGGAATTCCCTAATCCCTAATTCTATCCCCATGTTCCATAAGATTACTCCTCCTCTATAGAACCTTTACTCCTTGTCACATTTTAGCCAAATCACTTCCTAACTCCTTAACTCCCGGGATGTCCAATGCAGCACCTTATACTCACAAGAGGATATGTACACTACAAAGCAATCCTAGTCTCCAACAATGTGGGACTAGGATTGCTTCATTTTGCTAGGGAGCTAGATAGAACCTCCCTATACTTTATACTGCGCCAGATGCAGCCGGCTGTAGATACCACCGGCATGGACTAACTCTTCATGGCGGCCTTGCTCGGCGATGCCTTCTTCATTTACGACCATGATCCGGTCAGCGTTCTTTATAGTCGTCAATCGGTGGGCGATGACGAGTGTGGTTCTGCCCACGGACAGATCCGCCAGCGATTGCTGAATCGCTGCTTCCGTTTCAGTGTCAAGCGCAGAAGTAGCTTCATCCAGAATCAGAATCGGTGGATTCTTCAGGAACATGCGGGCGATCGCTAGGCGCTGCTTCTGTCCGCCGGACAGCTTCACACCACGCTCTCCGATCACCGTATCCATGCCTTCTGGCAGATTCTGAATGAGATCCTCCAGATGGGCACGCCGAGCTGCTTCCCAGATTTCAGGCAGCTTCGCATCGAGCTTTCCGTAAGCGATATTCTCGCGAATCGTACCAGAGAACAAGAACACATCCTGCTGCACAATCCCGATCTGCTTACGCAATGACTCCAGCTTCATGTCACGGATATCGATGCCATCAATGGTGATAGCTCCACCTGTAACATCATAGAAACGAGGGAGCAGGCTGCAAATAGTGGTTTTGCCGGCACCAGAAGGTCCGACAAAGGCAATCGTTTCGCCAGCCTTTACTTGCAAACTAATATTTTGCAGAACCGGACGGTCCTCGTCGTATCCGAAAAAGACATCCTGGAACGTGATATCTCCGCGCAAAGTACTTACCTCAACTGCATCTGGCTTGTCGCTGATATCAGGTTCCGTGTCGATAATCTCAAGATAACGTTTAAAGCCGGCTATTCCTTTTGGATAACTCTCGATAACGGCATTAATCTTCTCGATGGGACGGAAGAAGACATTGGATAATAGAATAAATGCTACAAATTCACCGATTTGGAGCTCGCCATTGATGAAGAACCACGCCCCGCTGATCATCACAAGGATCGTAATAAGGCGGGTCATCATATAGCTGACGGACAAGCTTTTGGCCATAATTTTATAAGCGAGAAGCTTAGTTTTACGGAACATTTGATTATCTACTGCGAATAGCTCTTGTTCATGCTGCTCATTGGCAAATGATTGCACAACCCGGATTCCGCCGACATTATCTTCGATACGGGCATTGAAACTACCTACATTTCCAAAAAGCTGGCGGTAGGTGGAAGTCATGTTACGTCCGAAGTAGATGATCACCCAAGCCATAATTGGAACGATAATAAAAGTAATAATTGCTAGCTTCAGATTAATATCAGCCATTAGGATAAAGGCTCCAACGAGTGTCATGATGGCGATAAACACATCCTCAGGACCGTGATGCGCCACCTCGCCGATATCATTTAAGTCGTTGGTGATACGTCCGATTAGGTGACCTGTTTTATTATTATCGAAGAATCGGAAGGATAGTTTCTGGATGTGATCAAACATTTTTTTACGCATATCGGTTTCGATGTTAATACCAAGCATGTGCCCCCAGTAAGTAACGACATATTGCATTACCGTATTCAAGGCGTAAATAGCTAGAAGTGCGACACAAGCAATAAGAATAAGCGGCCAATCTTGACCCGGGAGCAAATCATCAATAAATTTATTGACAGCTACCGGGAATGCTAGTTCTAGCAGACCTGCAAAAACAGCGCAGGAGAAGTCCAATATAAATAGTTTTTTATATGGACGATAGTAGGAAAAAAACCTTTGAAGCATTCTGTTCACTCTTTTCTATAAAATTATGTATGAGTTCTATTGAAATTGATTCTCAATTGTCCTGATTATATGGATACTAAAGATGTCGTTCGGTTTTGTCAATAATTTGGATATAAAATTACTTAAGGGTTGTAACTTTTATAATAATAGTGGAAGATAGTTCTTAATGCCATGTAATAAATATTTTTATATTTCTAGCTTAGTCACTTACCGTCCTTATAGGGAGGTCGAAGATGGTTATGCTTGTTGTAATTTAGGAGGATACAGGATGAAAGCATCACAACGAGAAGGAATTATTCAGAATAAAGGCTTAACGGATACTAAATATGATCGCTGGCTGCTAGTGCTGGGAATTGTTTTTATCGCAGCGGCACTTAGAGCGCCTTTTACATCTGTCGGTCCATTGGTTCAAATGATTCAGGATGATTTAGGCTTATCGAATACTTCAGCAGGAGCTATTACCACTCTACCATTGTTGGCTTTTGCCATCTTGTCCCCGTTTGCTCCAAAGCTAGCCCGCCGCTTCGGTTTGGCTAATGTGTTAGTAATTGCCATGGTTATGCTGGCTATGGGGATTTTAATCCGGTCGGGATCTGGAGTAGGTCTGTTGTTCACAGGTACGGCAATACTCGGGCTATCTATTGCAGTATGTAATGTGTTGCTTCCGGGACTTATTAAAGGGAAGTTTCCCCACAAAATCGGATTAATGACAGGTGTCTATACCGTATCTATGAATTTATGCGCAGCAGTCGCTTCAGGAATTAGTGTGCCGCTAGCCAGTAATACTGGATTTGGCTGGAGAGGGACTTTGGCCATATGGTTTATGATTGCTGCGCTAGCAACGTTGTTCTGGATTCCGCAAATGCGCAAGCTTGATCAAGGGACTGGCGCGAGTAATTCGGTCTCTAGCGGTAATATGTGGCGTTCTT
This Paenibacillus sp. FSL R5-0345 DNA region includes the following protein-coding sequences:
- a CDS encoding ABC transporter ATP-binding protein: MLQRFFSYYRPYKKLFILDFSCAVFAGLLELAFPVAVNKFIDDLLPGQDWPLILIACVALLAIYALNTVMQYVVTYWGHMLGINIETDMRKKMFDHIQKLSFRFFDNNKTGHLIGRITNDLNDIGEVAHHGPEDVFIAIMTLVGAFILMADINLKLAIITFIIVPIMAWVIIYFGRNMTSTYRQLFGNVGSFNARIEDNVGGIRVVQSFANEQHEQELFAVDNQMFRKTKLLAYKIMAKSLSVSYMMTRLITILVMISGAWFFINGELQIGEFVAFILLSNVFFRPIEKINAVIESYPKGIAGFKRYLEIIDTEPDISDKPDAVEVSTLRGDITFQDVFFGYDEDRPVLQNISLQVKAGETIAFVGPSGAGKTTICSLLPRFYDVTGGAITIDGIDIRDMKLESLRKQIGIVQQDVFLFSGTIRENIAYGKLDAKLPEIWEAARRAHLEDLIQNLPEGMDTVIGERGVKLSGGQKQRLAIARMFLKNPPILILDEATSALDTETEAAIQQSLADLSVGRTTLVIAHRLTTIKNADRIMVVNEEGIAEQGRHEELVHAGGIYSRLHLAQYKV
- a CDS encoding CynX/NimT family MFS transporter, whose amino-acid sequence is MKASQREGIIQNKGLTDTKYDRWLLVLGIVFIAAALRAPFTSVGPLVQMIQDDLGLSNTSAGAITTLPLLAFAILSPFAPKLARRFGLANVLVIAMVMLAMGILIRSGSGVGLLFTGTAILGLSIAVCNVLLPGLIKGKFPHKIGLMTGVYTVSMNLCAAVASGISVPLASNTGFGWRGTLAIWFMIAALATLFWIPQMRKLDQGTGASNSVSSGNMWRSSLAWKVTIFMGLQSLLYYVFIAWFSVLLGERGMSSSHAGWLLSLMQMAQLPFTFFVPLWAGRMKNQRILVIITAVLYFIGIGGIWLGSSALMAVWAICFGIAGGFSFGLVMMFFSLRTRSTREAAELSGMAQSVGYVLAAMGPALFGWLHDVTNSWTMPLILLLAASVVLLVVGLGAGSDRYVGDRR